The proteins below are encoded in one region of Alistipes indistinctus YIT 12060:
- a CDS encoding glycosyltransferase family protein, which yields MKGLFIVFHGFAAHNGISKKIFYQCDALRRCGAELRLCSLEVGADGSHRRILDGETLENFGHGLRAKLKKRFSYRSVTDYIRREGVRFLYVRFDHNANPALIRWFAHLKKLGVRIVMEIPTFPYDPEYARASRKTKLVLSVDKCFRNALARQVDRIVTFSQYDTIFGRPTIRISNGIDFAHIPLKTNVNDTSNTVHLLGVADIHFWHGFDRVVAGLADYYRRPHEKEVIFHIVGGGSRFTVPELREQVREQGMEERVVLHGPLWGEALDRAFEEADLGIASLGRHRNGITHIKTLKNREYAARGIPFVYSENDSDFDAMPYVLKAPADESPIDIDALLHFLDGVDRDPAHIRASIEDTLSWDVQMRKVLDQIERLE from the coding sequence ATGAAAGGACTTTTCATCGTCTTCCACGGATTCGCCGCCCACAACGGCATCAGTAAAAAGATTTTCTACCAGTGCGACGCACTGCGGCGCTGCGGCGCCGAACTGCGCCTCTGTTCGCTCGAAGTGGGGGCGGACGGCAGCCACAGGCGGATACTCGACGGAGAAACGCTCGAAAACTTCGGGCACGGGCTCCGCGCCAAGCTCAAAAAACGGTTCAGCTACCGCTCGGTGACCGACTACATCCGCCGGGAAGGAGTCCGGTTCCTGTACGTGCGCTTCGACCACAATGCGAATCCGGCGCTGATCCGGTGGTTCGCGCACCTGAAAAAACTCGGTGTGCGGATCGTGATGGAAATTCCCACTTTCCCGTACGACCCCGAATACGCACGCGCATCGCGCAAAACCAAGCTGGTGCTCTCGGTGGACAAATGTTTCCGCAATGCGCTCGCACGCCAGGTCGACCGGATCGTCACCTTCTCGCAGTACGATACGATTTTCGGACGTCCGACCATCCGCATCTCGAACGGGATCGACTTCGCACACATCCCGCTCAAAACGAACGTGAACGACACCTCGAACACGGTGCACCTGCTCGGCGTCGCCGACATCCATTTCTGGCACGGCTTCGACCGCGTGGTAGCCGGGCTGGCGGATTATTACCGCCGTCCGCACGAAAAGGAGGTGATCTTCCACATCGTCGGCGGCGGGAGCCGGTTCACCGTGCCCGAACTGCGCGAACAGGTCCGCGAACAGGGTATGGAAGAACGGGTGGTTCTCCACGGCCCGCTCTGGGGCGAAGCGCTCGACCGCGCCTTCGAGGAGGCCGACCTCGGCATAGCCAGCCTCGGGCGGCACCGCAACGGGATTACACACATCAAAACACTGAAAAACCGCGAATACGCAGCACGGGGCATTCCGTTCGTCTACTCCGAGAACGACAGCGATTTCGATGCAATGCCTTACGTGCTGAAAGCCCCGGCCGACGAATCCCCGATCGACATAGATGCCTTGCTACATTTCCTCGACGGCGTGGACCGCGACCCGGCCCATATCCGCGCAAGTATCGAGGATACCCTCTCGTGGGACGTGCAGATGCGCAAGGTACTCGACCAGATCGAGAGGCTGGAATAA
- a CDS encoding acyltransferase family protein, with protein sequence MRVNGLQSRSIDVMRFAMILLVVVLHAYTSTRSDFSAGDFPVYRLVSFVCSLEIAQTAVPALFFISGFLFFLHPKPYKTKLRKTSKRLIVPYLLWNALILALYFGVEQIPALSKYFSGVNPPVSEYSFVNFLQAFWDSGEWRGGNGTPILHQFWYIRNLILLALLSPAIRLFVRGFGWWGAAALWGVWLATPGQAFLIESLAFFTAGACFSLRHTDFLSMFSRFATTTLLLYIALMTVHMIFRDNGLVPLDRVVFTLGIIVGTNLSVRFVTARERRETPHSIRARNYPGLRGMGFFLFALHDPMLTLLKRIAMKLSGTPSDFSLTVIYILIPLVVIAIAVGLYRLLNRHTPSLLKTLTGR encoded by the coding sequence ATGCGGGTGAACGGTCTACAATCCCGCAGCATCGATGTGATGCGTTTTGCGATGATCCTGCTGGTCGTCGTGTTGCACGCCTACACTTCGACGCGCAGCGATTTCAGCGCGGGCGACTTCCCGGTCTACCGACTGGTGAGTTTCGTCTGCTCGCTGGAGATCGCCCAAACAGCCGTACCGGCGCTCTTTTTCATTTCGGGCTTCCTCTTTTTCCTGCACCCGAAACCTTACAAGACGAAACTCCGCAAAACCTCCAAACGGCTCATCGTCCCTTACCTGCTTTGGAATGCGCTCATCCTGGCCCTCTATTTCGGGGTGGAACAAATCCCCGCGCTGAGCAAATATTTTTCGGGCGTGAATCCCCCCGTCAGCGAATATTCGTTCGTCAATTTCCTTCAGGCATTCTGGGACAGCGGAGAGTGGAGAGGCGGCAACGGCACACCGATCCTGCACCAGTTCTGGTACATCCGCAACCTGATCCTGCTGGCGTTGCTCTCCCCCGCGATCAGGCTGTTCGTGCGCGGATTCGGCTGGTGGGGAGCCGCAGCGCTGTGGGGAGTGTGGCTCGCCACACCCGGACAGGCTTTCCTGATCGAAAGCCTCGCTTTCTTCACCGCAGGAGCATGCTTCAGTCTCCGCCACACGGATTTTCTGTCGATGTTCAGCCGTTTTGCGACAACGACACTGCTGCTTTACATCGCCTTGATGACCGTACACATGATTTTCCGGGACAACGGGCTCGTTCCGCTCGACAGGGTCGTATTCACGCTCGGAATCATCGTCGGCACGAACCTGTCGGTACGTTTCGTAACGGCCAGGGAACGACGGGAAACGCCCCACAGCATCCGCGCCCGGAACTACCCGGGACTGCGGGGGATGGGGTTTTTCCTGTTCGCACTGCACGATCCGATGCTCACGCTGCTCAAGCGCATCGCGATGAAACTCTCCGGCACACCCTCCGACTTCTCGCTGACCGTCATCTACATCCTTATCCCGTTGGTGGTCATTGCAATCGCCGTGGGCCTGTACCGCCTGCTCAACCGCCATACTCCATCGCTGCTGAAAACCCTGACCGGCCGCTAG
- a CDS encoding lipopolysaccharide biosynthesis protein: MTTAQQPAPVPPEPHDQTPQPKSPDQHTVRKQLTSGVFYIAIAKYAGIVISLAVSGVLARLLSPSDFGIVAVATVIITFFSIFSDLGIAPAIIQYKKLTGEELNGIFSFTIWSGLAVSLLFFGSSWLIASYYDSPQLVRICQFLSVNLLFAAMNIVPNALLYKQKRFRFIAMRNLCVQGSVGTIAVIAALSGAGIYALLINPIVSSIVLFIVNLREHPLRVRWTAGLQPLRTIFAFSAYQFSFNVINYFTRNLDKLLIGKYMGMSPLGFYEKSYRLMMLPLQNITNIISPVMHPIFSDFQHDLRKLSESYLKVVRVLAWIGFPLAAVLYFTAPELILLIFGSQWEASVPVFRILALSVGVQVVMSTSGSIFQAAGSTHILFLSGLLSALLNAGGICLGIFGFRSLDAVAWCICISFSVNFVQAYWLMYYRTFRLPWGPFWRKLASPLLLGVLLWSILWGFDRILPARELFFTLIAKGVLSLVIWGGYLQLTEEFNILGRLSALSGKFFKR, encoded by the coding sequence ATGACAACAGCACAACAACCGGCCCCTGTGCCTCCCGAACCGCACGATCAAACGCCCCAACCGAAGAGCCCGGACCAACATACCGTCCGCAAACAACTCACGTCGGGCGTCTTTTACATCGCGATCGCCAAATACGCGGGTATCGTCATCTCGCTGGCGGTCTCCGGTGTGCTGGCGCGCCTGCTGTCGCCTTCGGATTTCGGTATCGTCGCGGTGGCTACCGTTATCATCACCTTTTTCAGCATCTTCAGCGACCTGGGCATCGCCCCGGCGATCATTCAATACAAGAAACTGACCGGCGAGGAGCTCAACGGCATCTTTTCGTTCACGATTTGGTCGGGATTGGCCGTATCGCTGCTCTTTTTCGGCAGTTCGTGGCTGATCGCCTCCTATTACGACTCGCCCCAGCTGGTACGCATCTGCCAGTTTCTGTCGGTCAACCTGCTTTTCGCAGCGATGAACATCGTCCCCAACGCATTGCTTTACAAACAGAAACGGTTCAGATTCATCGCAATGCGCAACCTCTGTGTCCAAGGATCGGTCGGAACCATCGCAGTGATTGCGGCCCTTTCGGGCGCCGGTATCTACGCACTGCTGATCAACCCGATCGTATCGAGTATCGTGCTATTCATCGTCAACCTGCGGGAACATCCGCTACGGGTACGCTGGACGGCAGGCCTGCAACCGTTGCGCACGATCTTCGCCTTCTCGGCCTACCAGTTCTCGTTCAACGTGATCAACTACTTCACGCGGAACCTGGACAAACTACTGATAGGCAAATACATGGGCATGAGTCCGCTGGGCTTCTACGAAAAATCGTACCGGCTGATGATGCTGCCGCTGCAAAACATCACCAACATTATTTCGCCGGTGATGCACCCCATTTTCTCCGACTTCCAGCACGACCTGCGCAAGCTTTCGGAATCCTACCTCAAAGTGGTGCGCGTGCTGGCCTGGATCGGCTTTCCGCTGGCGGCCGTCCTCTACTTCACGGCCCCGGAGCTGATCCTGCTGATTTTCGGTTCGCAGTGGGAAGCGTCGGTGCCGGTATTCCGCATCCTCGCACTGTCGGTAGGCGTACAGGTGGTGATGTCCACCTCCGGGTCGATCTTCCAGGCGGCGGGATCGACACATATCCTGTTCCTGAGCGGATTGCTTTCGGCGCTGCTCAACGCAGGCGGGATTTGCCTCGGTATTTTCGGATTCCGTTCGCTCGACGCAGTAGCCTGGTGCATTTGCATTTCATTCTCGGTCAATTTCGTGCAGGCCTACTGGCTGATGTATTACCGCACGTTCCGCCTGCCCTGGGGTCCGTTCTGGCGGAAACTCGCTTCACCGCTGCTGCTCGGGGTCCTGCTGTGGAGTATCCTGTGGGGATTCGACCGGATATTACCCGCCCGGGAACTGTTCTTCACGCTGATCGCCAAAGGCGTCCTGTCCCTGGTAATCTGGGGCGGCTACCTGCAGCTGACCGAAGAATTCAATATCCTCGGCAGGCTCTCGGCCTTGTCGGGCAAATTTTTCAAGCGTTGA
- a CDS encoding glycosyltransferase family 2 protein: MISPNVNIYTIIVTYNGMRWADACFGSLRGSTVPLHTVVVDNGSTDGTPQRIAERFPEVHLIRSDENLGFGRGNNAGIRYALGQGATHFFLLNQDAWIYPDTVERLLGAEDDRSGILSPVHLDGSAERMDEAFKRYLFGDAAATRDDGLLLGGLTSPREARFINAAAWLLPLRTIEVVGGFDPLFLHYGEDNNYCQRVLHQSLTIRVVPQALVCHDRKSAARPLRNAWVGRYLLITYADPRFSPWQATRRTLRRQAATLARVPYYLLRGDGKSASEILKAYRTLLRRRNEILKSKHTNASRGAHWL; encoded by the coding sequence GTGATTTCCCCGAACGTGAACATTTATACCATCATTGTCACCTACAACGGAATGCGGTGGGCGGACGCATGCTTCGGTTCGCTGCGCGGATCGACCGTACCGCTGCATACGGTGGTCGTCGACAACGGCTCCACGGACGGAACGCCGCAGCGAATCGCGGAACGTTTTCCCGAAGTGCACCTGATCCGCAGCGACGAGAACCTCGGGTTCGGACGCGGCAACAACGCCGGGATCCGTTATGCCCTCGGGCAGGGTGCGACCCATTTTTTCCTGCTCAACCAGGATGCCTGGATCTACCCCGATACCGTCGAACGCCTGCTCGGGGCCGAAGACGACCGTTCGGGCATCCTGAGCCCCGTCCACCTCGACGGCTCGGCCGAACGCATGGACGAAGCGTTCAAACGCTACCTGTTCGGCGACGCTGCGGCGACACGGGACGACGGGCTGCTGCTCGGGGGACTGACCTCCCCGCGCGAAGCGCGCTTCATCAACGCCGCCGCATGGCTCCTGCCGCTGCGGACGATCGAGGTGGTCGGCGGATTCGATCCGCTATTCCTCCACTACGGCGAAGATAACAACTACTGCCAGCGGGTACTCCACCAATCGCTCACGATCCGCGTCGTACCGCAGGCCCTCGTCTGCCACGACCGCAAATCGGCGGCCCGGCCGCTCCGCAACGCGTGGGTCGGACGCTACCTGCTGATCACCTACGCCGACCCGCGCTTCTCGCCGTGGCAGGCGACGCGCCGGACACTGCGCCGGCAAGCGGCAACGCTCGCGCGCGTTCCCTATTACCTGCTGAGGGGTGACGGGAAAAGCGCATCGGAAATCCTGAAGGCTTACCGGACCCTGCTGCGCCGCCGCAACGAAATTCTTAAAAGCAAACACACGAATGCCTCGCGAGGGGCACACTGGCTATGA
- a CDS encoding acyltransferase, with product MIDKIKGNPALKRFIIGLITSHKNPRPRLWVKWFVNPFVHKRGRGAIIRRRRSRIDVFPWRRFEVGRDALIEDFTTVNNGAGDVLIGDGARIGIGSVVIGPVRLGDRVGLGQHVFISGFNHGYSDGTRDSNEQPLDLKEVVIGNESHIGANSVVVAGVHIGERVQVGAGSVVTKDIPSFSVAVGNPARVIKRYDDALGVWVKTRNPQEGIRRQDDNDNSCNSGATEP from the coding sequence ATGATCGACAAAATCAAAGGAAATCCTGCCCTGAAACGATTTATCATCGGCCTGATTACTTCGCACAAGAATCCTCGACCCCGTCTGTGGGTCAAATGGTTCGTCAACCCGTTCGTACACAAACGCGGACGGGGTGCGATCATCCGGCGGCGGCGCTCGCGCATCGATGTTTTTCCGTGGCGCCGTTTCGAAGTAGGCCGCGATGCGCTGATCGAAGATTTTACCACGGTCAACAACGGCGCGGGCGACGTACTGATCGGCGACGGCGCGCGCATCGGTATCGGCTCGGTAGTGATCGGCCCCGTCCGGCTGGGCGACCGCGTGGGATTGGGCCAGCACGTCTTCATCTCGGGCTTCAACCACGGATATAGCGACGGCACCCGGGATTCTAACGAACAGCCGCTCGACCTGAAAGAGGTGGTAATCGGCAACGAATCGCACATCGGGGCGAACTCGGTTGTCGTGGCCGGCGTGCATATCGGCGAGCGCGTGCAGGTGGGCGCAGGCAGCGTCGTCACCAAGGATATTCCCTCTTTCAGCGTGGCGGTGGGCAATCCGGCCCGAGTCATCAAACGCTACGACGATGCGCTGGGGGTATGGGTCAAAACCCGGAATCCGCAGGAAGGCATCCGGCGGCAGGACGACAACGATAACAGCTGTAACAGCGGCGCAACCGAACCATAA